A genomic segment from Fusarium fujikuroi IMI 58289 draft genome, chromosome FFUJ_chr04 encodes:
- a CDS encoding probable AVT3-involved in amino acid efflux from the vacuole produces MASPSRIPSEQPPRSASPSSFRPRSISASVPRADLTARLASPIPSQLLGTTPPRGGSPRPDAAPRAENLEDLSQLPGSGTSAQGPGVSALAAALSNSLGQSPPRHGTPAARVATPPIRSQSPLLGGRNSGTPTNYGSFNSRSQNALGTSAPYEDPEIVKRHLVQPSDENPGSEESSIQGNSKGKQPAEIGGAGLGEDEFSSLKLQGGDVTRGIYKWTEQAEARAKYNRSKSFDLGRPEPEAEVLDINSIKVPGGFRRNHLRRNVQSPGPHGHPEDGHASPAPGQQRLFTSSFLEFLTIYGHFAGEELEEDDEDLGPNEYFSSGEDTDEYNSDDEREPMEDSALLTPSRRRRKRKVRGGTGNNSPMNAALLLLKSFVGTGVLFLPRAYLNGGMLFSNLILFGVAALSYYCFVLLVQTQLKVGGSFGDLGGALYGKHMRTLILASIVISQIGFVAAYTVFTAANLQAFVRAVSDCKSSISIQWLILIQMLIFLPFALLRDIGKLAFTALVADAFILIGLAYLLYYDILTLNANGISDIIMFNKKDWTLFIGTAIFTFEGIGLIIPVQESMRHPQKFPRVLLIVMIIITVLFIGMGAISYAAYGSHTETVVLLNLPQDNKMVNGVQFLYSVAILLSTPLQIFPAIRIAETELFTRSGKYNPWVKWQKNVFRFFVVMLCAAIAWLGADHLDKFVALVGNFACIPLVFIYPPMLHYKAIARTKFWKVADILLCIFGFIAMAYATTLTAMSWATAEPKHPGYCDEKGTMVGF; encoded by the exons ATGGCTTCTCCTTCGAGAATCCCATCCGAACAGCCTCCCAGGTCTGCTTCGCCCTCGAGCTTCCGACCTCGATCGATTTCAGCTTCGGTCCCTCGAGCCGATTTGACAGCGCGTCTTGCTTCTCCCATCCCGTCACAACTACTTGGAACTACACCTCCCAGGGGAGGCTCGCCACGACCTGATGCAGCTCCACGTGCCGAGAATCTCGAGGATTTGTCCCAGTTGCCTGGGAGCGGGACCAGCGCTCAAGGACCTGGTGTATCTGCTCTCGCCGCTGCACTCTCCAACTCTCTAGGCCAGTCTCCTCCGCGACATGGCACTCCCGCAGCTCGCGTTGCTACTCCCCCGATTCGCTCACAGTCTCCTCTGCTCGGTGGTCGAAATTCGGGCACGCCGACCAACTATGGATCTTTCAATTCACGGTCACAAAATGCGCTGGGCACCAGTGCACCTTATGAAGATCCTGAGATTGTCAAGCGTCATCTAGTCCAACCCTCGGATGAGAATCCAGGTTCAGAAGAGTCATCGATTCAAGGTAATTCGAAGGGCAAGCAGCCAGCCGAAATCGGCGGTGCCGGACTGGGCGAGGACGAGTTTTCCAGCCTGAAGTTGCAGGGAGGTGATGTGACTCGAGGTATCTACAAGTGGACCGAACAGGCAGAAGCGAGAGCCAAATACAACCGCAGCAAGAGTTTCGATTTGGGACGGCCTGAGCCCGAGGCGGAAGTACTTGACATCAACTCGATAAAGGTGCCCGGTGGCTTCCGAAGAAACCATCTCCGTCGCAACGTCCAAAGCCCTGGTCCTCATGGTCATCCTGAGGACGGCCACGCCTCTCCTGCGCCGGGCCAGCAAAGATTATTCACCTCTAGCTTCCTCGAATTTTTGACGATTTATGGCCACTTCGCTGGTGAGGAactggaggaggatgacgaagactTAGGACCGAACGAGTACTTCTCATCCGGAGAAGACACAGACGAGTACAACTCCGACGACGAGCGGGAGCCTATGGAGGATAGTGCCTTGTTGACACCTTCAAGACGCAGACGCAAGCGCAAGGTCCGTGGTGGCACTGGAAACAATAGCCCCATGAACGCGGCCTTGCTGCTTCTCAAGTCCTTTGTCGGTACCGGTGTCCTCTTCCTTCCTCGAGCCTATCTCAACGGAGGTATGCTCTTTAGCAACCTGATTCTCTTTGGCGTTGCCGCTCTGAGCTACTACTGCTTTGTGCTTCTCGTACAAACACAGCTCAAGGTTGGAGGCTCTTTTGGTGATTTGGGTGGTGCACTTTACGGAAAGCATATGCGCACCCTTATTTTGGCCTCTATTGTCATCAGCCAGATTGGTTTCGTTGCTGCTTACACCGTATTCACTGCCGCCAATTTGCAGGCCTTTGTCAGGGCTGTCTCCGACTGCAAGTCCTCGATCAGTATCCAATGGCTCATTCTTATCCAGATGCTCATCTTCCTGCCATTTGCTCTTCTAAGAGATATTGGAAAGCTGGCATTTACTGCTCTAGTCGCGGATGCCTTTATTTTGATTGGCCTGGCTTACCTTCTGTACTACGATATTCTAACTCTCAACGCAAACGGTATCTCCGATATCATCATGTTCAACAAGAAGGACTGGACCTTGTTCATTGGAACTGCGATTTTCACCTTTGAAGGCATTGGTCTTATCATTCCTGTTCAGGAATCGATGAGACACCCTCAAAAGTTTCCTCGGGTTCTTCTTATCGTTATGATTATCATCACAGTCCTCTTCATTGGCATGGGTGCCATCTCTTATGCTGCCTACGGTTCTCACACAGAAACTGTTGTCTTGCTCAACTTGCCTCAGGACAACAAGATGGTCAACGGAGTTCAGTTCTTGTACTCTGTTGCCATTCTGCTTTCTACACCATTGCAGATCTTCCCTGCCATTCGTATCGCTGAAACAGAGCTTTTCACTCGAAGTGGCAAGTATAATCCTTGGGTCAAGTGGCAGAAGAACGTCTTCCGTTTCTTCGTGGTGATGCTTTGCGCTGCCATTGCTTGGCTCGGTGCCGACCATCTGGACAAGTTTGTTGCTCTCGTCGGTAACTTTGCCTGCATTCCACTTGTCTTTATCTATCCT CCTATGCTTCATTATAAGGCGATTGCCCGCACGAAGTTTTGGAAGGTGGCCGACATCCTGCTCTGTATCTTTGGATTCATCGCAATGGCGTACGCTACCACACTTACTGCGATGAGTTGGGCCACTGCGGAACCTAAGCATCCGGGATACTGTGACGAGAAGGGAACAATGGTTGGGTTCTGA
- a CDS encoding related to cytochrome-c mitochondrial import factor CYC2, with protein MPLQPSISLTRRCLVSLSSTSRRTFAQQTRQTRPPPPPPFQTVATCPEPTCGCAATPAMPEDLPLDREGPLKGAIAGYAEHVLVCTGNADWPSRIEDDNGGDCLAADLKELFGRGGTYSDPFHNVSVLNSSFPSSVSPRPEVQTTSVYLVPSFKYVPFLPRVSFDSVEALAKGFLLPKKLHPAHEGLSPIHRDRLTRKEGYQGLLPGVQDVRDVLVLICGHTGRDARCGIMAPVLQTEFEDKLEMEGFDVLDGPVQVNLGDKQRIQGETGRGKTTARVGLISHIGGHKFAGNVIIYLPPDLKMGNEPHPLAGCGIWYGRVDPKNVEGIVKETILKGNVVADMFRGGIDAEHKMLRIGGYYLITPPSRPNNLNEITFVPYGITTREAISPTSFVITAVPRTPNPSLPYLTPSDNRWSYPLWSVEFKQPEVQISRHYTPLPPLSTEDPTDGSLRFYIRTVGDGEMSNYLGRRQVGEDVFLRGPHVGFELAERLGEHSRLVFLAGGTGVVPGIQAAKAVLEASEDSSVDLLWAVRKREEVQKSAPPRQSSWKFWQEKKPTPLGTEVENPSPVTKRLQDLKMTYGDRLRIQVVVDEEGTRFQDKDIREAIAASPGTVASFNAGCRFHDQAMHVYASEFALSDGPGCVCKSSEGTTPGKNLFIVSGPDGFIEYYAGPKIWLGGQQTQGPISGVAGYLQKQNPLLARDWLVLKM; from the exons ATGCCTCTCCAGCCGTCAATAAGCTTGACGAGACGCTGTCTCGTCAGcttgtcatcaacatccagGCGAACTTTTGCTCAACAGACACGGCAGACTCGacctccgcctcctccgcccTTTCAGACCGTCGCAACATGTCCGGAGCCGACATGCGGATGCGCAGCTACTCCTGCTATGCCAGAGGATCTTCCTCTGGACCGTGAGGGGCCTCTCAAAGGCGCAATTGCTGGGTATGCAGAGCATGTACTAGTGTGTACAGGAAATGCAGATTGGCCATCGAGAATAGAGGATGATAATGGCGGCGATTGCCTCGCTGCGGATCTGAAAGAGTTATTTGGACGTGGAGGGACTTACAGCGAT CCTTTTCATAATGTCTCTGTTCTCAACTCGTCGTTTCCAAGCTCTGTTTCACCACGTCCTGAGGTTCAGACCACGTCCGTATATTTAGTCCCAAGCTTCAAATACGTCCCTTTTCTACCGCGGGTATCGTTTGATAGTGTAGAAGCACTAGCAAAGGGTTTTCTCCTCCCCAAGAAGCTTCACCCTGCACATGAAGGTCTCTCACCTATACATCGGGATCGCTTGACCCGCAAAGAAGGGTACCAGGGACTTCTACCAGGCGTTCAAGATGTTCGTGATGTTTTGGTCTTGATATGTGGACATACAGGCCGTGATGCTAGATGCGGTATCATGGCGCCTGTTCTGCAAACTGAGTTCGAGGACAAGTTGGAAATGGAGGGTTTTGACGTCTTGGATGGACCCGTGCAAGTCAATCTCGGCGACAAACAAAGAATACAGGGAGAGACTGGTCGAGGCAAGACTACAGCTAGAGTTGGTTTGATCAGTCATATCGGGGGTCATAAGTTTGCTGGCAACGTCATCATTTATCTCCCTCCAGACCTGAAGATGGGCAATGAGCCTCATCCTTTGGCTGGATGTGGAATTTGGTACGGAAGAGTTGATCCAAAGAATGTGGAGGGTATCGTAAAAGAGACTATTCTGAAGGGAAATGTGGTTGCGGATATGTTTAGAGGAGGTATTGATGCTGAGCAtaagatgttgaggat TGGCGGCTACTATCTTATCACGCCGCCGTCTCGACccaacaacctcaacgaGATAACCTTTGTTCCCTACGGCATCACAACTCGCGAGGCCATCTCACCAACCTCATTCGTCATCACCGCAGTCCCACGCACACCAAACCCTTCTCTACCATACCTGACACCTTCAGATAACCGCTGGAGCTATCCTCTCTGGTCTGTGGAGTTCAAGCAACCTGAGGTACAAATTTCTCGGCATTATACACCCCTGCCTCCACTATCTACGGAGGATCCTACAGATGGCTCGCTCCGGTTTTATATCCGGactgttggcgatggtgaaATGTCCAACTACCTAGGTCGAAGACaggttggagaagatgtttTCCTGCGTGGTCCACACGTTGGCTTTGAACTAGCGGAGCGATTGGGTGAGCATTCTcgtcttgtcttccttgcCGGTGGTACGGGCGTAGTGCCTGGTATACAAGCAGCGAAGGCTGTCTTGGAAGCGAGCGAAGATTCAAGCGTTGACCTCCTCTGGGcagtgaggaagagagaagaggttCAAAAAAGTGCTCCTCCTCGGCAATCATCGTGGAAGTTTTggcaagaaaagaagcccACTCCGTTAGGCACTGAGGTTGAGAACCCTAGCCCCGTCACAAAGCGCTTACAAGACCTCAAGATGACCTATGGTGATCGTCTCAGGATACAGGTCGTTGTTGACGAAGAGGGAACTCGCTTCCAGGATAAGGATATTAGGGAAGCCATTGCAGCATCGCCTGGAACTGTCGCTTCATTCAATGCAGGTTGTCGATTCCACGATCAAGCAATGCATGTTTACGCCTCCGAATTCGCCCTCTCTGACGGGCCTGGTTGTGTGTGCAAGTCTTCCGAAGGCACTACCCCCGGGAAAAACTTGTTTATCGTCTCTGGCCCCGACGGTTTCATTGAGTACTATGCTGGGCCCAAGATATGGTTAGGTGGCCAGCAGACTCAAGGTCCGATTTCTGGTGTAGCTGGTTATCTGCAAAAACAGAACCCTCTCCTGGCAAGAGATTGGCTGGTCCTCAAGATGTAA
- a CDS encoding putative P-Type ATPase: MPPSPRYRASDPPDSPANDSDSDLDLDIQELDPISTTPAPRDSERPSTEPQTSRIALRNLRMGGVRRAGKRNRGYGDLGQDRDGNDEHSQTLLGEHNSSASRWSEGSGYNEDDQPLLGGQPSQSRKSMNSDRVSSRLRFPSFMSGSKKPEPSDADDQEDDDPSSSRHVAVGSTQPVRFPNNIISNAKYTALTFLPITLYNEFSFFFNMYFLLVALSQAIPALRIGYLLTYIAPLAFVLCITMGKEAFDDIARRRRDTEANSEEYSILVFQDADSNLAPVRQRKLLKSEVLQKHSRKKSKGARENLSDILEEDDVEAPPPSSRAVEVSRKSKDLKVGDVLKLTKGQRVPADVVILKCFTSEAPAPAPIPEEPAEEDTLLAFDGEEPQAKGKQPAEAAPEQETESGPGGETFIRTDQLDGETDWKLRLASPLTQNLPTEEFVRLRVTGGKPDRKVNEFLGTIELVESRKDALAHHATVQDSDASHTAALSIDNTAWANTVIASQATTLAVIMYTGPQTRSALSTAPSRSKTGLLEYEINSLTKSPGFGNTKDNVWYVKIMRFLVLFSTIVPISLRVNLDMGKSAYSWFIQRDPGMPGAVVRTSTIPEDLGRIEYLLSDKTGTLTQNEMEMKKIHVGTVSYANEAMDEVSTYVKQGFYILPSADAAAQNMLITPSSTYSSTTTMGTTRTRREIGTRVRDVVLALALCHNVTPTVDIEDGKEVTGYQASSPDEIAIVKWTESVGLRLVYRDRKSMVLEYTNSKRPVVRVRILDVFPFTSEGKRMGIIVHFHEDVKVKNPSLSTGEIWFFQKGADTVMSSIVAANDWLDEETANMAREGLRTLVVGRKKLSYDQYKEFSARYQEASLSISGRDAGMQRVVSHYLEHDLELIGVTGVEDKLQKDVKPSLELLRNAGIKIWMLTGDKVETARCVAVSSKLVARGQYIYTVSKLKKKDNAREHLDFLRSKTDACLLVDGESLALFLTHFRLEFICIAVQLPTVVACRCSPNQKAEVAKLIREYTKKRVCCIGDGGNDVSMIQAADVGVGIVGKEGRQASLAADFSIEQFCHLVKLLVWHGRNSYKRSAKLAQFVIHRGLIIAVCQTMYSIAIKFEPEGLYKDWLLVGYATVYTAAPVLSLVLDKDVDENLANLYPELYKELTSGRSLSYRTFFVWVFVSIYQGGMIQGLSQILTEVDGPKMVAVSYTVLVLNELLMVAIEITTWHPIMIISIIGTFVLYIGSIPFLGGYFDLQFLITWGFVWRVLAIGAVSLIPPYAGKLIRRTMKPPSYRKVQSH, from the exons ATGCCGCCCTCACCACGATATCGAGCTTCCGACCCACCCGACTCTCCCGCGAATGACTCCGATTCCGACCTTGATCTAGATATTCAGGAGCTCGACCCAATATCAACTACTCCAGCTCCAAGGGATAGCGAGCGCCCTTCAACCGAGCCACAGACATCACGGATAGCGCTGCGAAATTTGCGCATGGGTGGAGTGCGGCGAGCTGGAAAGAGGAATCGCGGGTATGGCGACCTCGGCCAGGACAGGGACGGAAACGATGAGCATTCTCAAACATTATTAGGGGAACATAACAGCAGTGCATCTCGATGGTCGGAAGGAAGCGGCTACAATGAGGATGATCAACCACTGCTAGGGGGCCAGCCTTCGCAAAGCCGGAAGTCCATGAACTCGGATCGAGTATCTTCACGGTTACGATTCCCTAGTTTCATGTCGGGCTCGAAGAAACCAGAACCGAGCGATGCCGATGAccaagaagacgacgacccATCCTCCTCTCGACATGTGGCCGTGGGATCGACTCAACCTGTGCGATTTCcaaacaacatcatctcaaaTGCCAAGTACACAGCCTTGACATTCCTCCCTATAACCCTCTATAACGAAttctcgttcttcttcaacatgtaCTTCCTTCTCGTGGCACTGTCGCAGGCGATACCCGCCCTGAGAATTGGCTACCTGTTAACGTACATTGCACCACTGGCGTTTGTACTCTGTATTACCATGGGAAAGGAGGCCTTCGATGATATTGCCAGACGGCGAAGAGACACTGAAGCGAATTCAGAAGAGTACAGCATTCTGGTTTTTCAGGATGCCGACTCCAATCTAGCCCCTGTACGCCAAAGAAAACTGCTCAAGTCTGAAGTGTTACAGAAACACTCTAGGAAGAAGTCAAAGGGGGCCCGAGAGAACTTGTCAGACATtttggaggaagacgacGTCGAGGCACCCCCGCCATCCTCACGGGCTGTCGAAGTCAGCCGCAAGTCAAAAGACTTGAAAGTTGGCGATGTTCTCAAACTTACGAAGGGTCAACGTGTACCTGCAGATGTTGTCATATTGAAATGCTTCACTTCCGAGGCACCAGCCCCTGCACCGATTCCCGAAGAACCAGCAGAGGAGGATACCTTGTTGGCGTTCGACGGTGAAGAGCCTCAAGCAAAGGGCAAACAACCCGCAGAAGCGGCACCAGAGCAAGAGACTGAAAGCGGACCAGGAGGGGAGACTTTCATTAGGACCGATCAGTTGGATGGTGAGACGGATTGGAAGCTCAGACTTGCTTCACCACTCACACAAAATCTACCAACGGAGGAGTTTGTTCGTCTGCGCGTCACCGGTGGAAAGCCAGACAGGAAGGTAAACGAGTTTCTGGGCACAATTGAGCTGGTAGAATCTCGAAAGGATGCACTGGCGCACCATGCGACAGTACAAGACTCTGACGCTTCCCACACGGCTGCTCTGTCAATAGATAACACAGCATGGGCCAATACTGTCATCGCCTCGCAAGCCACGACACTAGCCGTCATCATGTACACAGGTCCTCAGACGCGGTCTGCTCTATCGACAGCTCCCTCACGTTCCAAGACCGGCCTACTTGAATACGAGATCAACTCTTTGACTAAATCCCCT GGTTTCGgaaacaccaaagacaaTGTGTGGTATGTCAAGATCATGCGATTTTTGGTTTTGTTCTCTACTATTGTCCCCATCAGCCTGCGTGTGAACCTGGACATGGGCAAGAGCGCATATTCCTGGTTTATACAACGTGATCCTGGCATGCCTGGAGCAGTTGTTCGAACAAGTACTATACCTGAAGATCTCGGCCGAATCGAATACCTGCTCAGCGACAAGACTGGTACATTAACCCAAAATGAGATGGAAATGAAGAAAATTCACGTTGGTACTGTGTCTTATGCCAACGAGGCAATGGACGAAGTGTCAACGTATGTTAAACAAGGCTTCTACATCCTGCCCTCTGCAGACGCTGCTGCCCAGAACATGCTTATCACTCCGTCATCCACATACTCTAGCACTACAACTATGGGCACGACGCGTACAAGACGAGAGATTGGCACGCGAGTTCGAGATGTAGTTCTGGCACTCGCCCTTTGCCATAATGTTACACCTACTGTGGACATTGAGGATGGCAAAGAGGTTACTGGATATCAAGCATCATCTCCAGACGAAATCGCCATCGTCAAGTGGACAGAATCAGTCGGCCTGAGACTTGTGTACCGAGATCGCAAGAGTATGGTGTTGGAATACACGAACAGCAAGAGACCGGTGGTTCGCGTGCGAATCCTTGACGTTTTCCCTTTTACTTCCGAAGGCAAACGAATGGGTATCATCGTCCACTTCCACGAAgacgtcaaggtcaagaacccGAGTCTCTCTACTGGCGAAATCTGGTTCTTCCAGAAGGGTGCTGATACCGTCATGAGCTCCATCGTTGCAGCGAACGATTGGCTCGACGAGGAGACCGCCAATATGGCGCGCGAAGGCTTACGTACGCTGGTCGTTGGTCGCAAGAAGCTCTCATACGATCAGTACAAGGAGTTCTCGGCTCGCTATCAAGAAGCATCGCTTTCGATCAGTGGGCGTGATGCTGGCATGCAGCGGGTGGTTTCGCACTACCTGGAACATGATCTGGAACTAATTGGCGTGACTGGTGTCGAGGACAAGCTGCAGAAGGACGTAAAACCCTCTCTAGAGCTCCTCCGCAATGCTGGTATCAAGATTTGGATGTTGACTGGTGACAAGGTCGAGACAGCCAGATGTGTTGCTGTCAGCTCCAAACTGGTGGCTCGCGGTCAGTACATCTATACAGtttccaagctcaagaagaaggataacGCCCGAGAACATCTTGACTTCCTCCGAAGCAAGACAGACGCTTGTCTCCTGGTAGATGGCGAAAGTCTGGCTCTCTTTCTGACACATTTCCGTCTTGAGTTCATCTGCATCGCCGTCCAGCTGCCCACCGTTGTTGCTTGCCGTTGTTCGCCGAACCAAAAGGCCGAAGTTGCCAAACTGATCCGCGAGTACACTAAAAAGCGCGTATGCTGTATCGGCGATGGTGGCAACGATGTCTCAATGATCCAAGctgctgatgttggtgttggtattGTTGGCAAGGAAGGCCGACAGGCTAGTTTGGCGGCAGACTTTTCGATTGAGCAATTTTGTCATCTGGTCAAGCTATTGGTCTGGCATGGCCGTAACAGTTACAAGCGAAGTGCTAAGCTCGCACAGTTTGTTATTCACCGTGGTTTGATCATTGCTGTGTGCCAGACTATGTATAGTATTGCTATCAAGTTTGAGCCTGAGGGCCTATACAAG GATTGGCTACTTGTCGGCTATGCTACTGTATACACTGCAGCCCCTGTGCTGTCACTTGTGTTAGATAAGGATGTGGACGAGAACCTTGCCAACCTCTACCCCGAGCTCTATAAGGAACTCACTTCTGGACGATCTCTATCGTACAGAACTTTCTTTGTTTGGGTCTTTGTATCCATCTACCAAGGCGGCATGATTCAGGGCTTGTCGCAGATTCTCACTGAAGTCGATGGGCCCAAGATGGTTGCTGTCAGTTATACCGTTCTAGTGCTCAACGAACTTCTCATGGTGGCCATTGAGATCACTACATGGCATCCCATTATGATCATTAGTATCATCGGCACTTTCGTCTTGTATATCGGCTCCATACCTTTCTTAGGTGGATACTTTGACCTTCAGTTCTTGATAACATG GGGATTTGTCTGGCGTGTACTAGCCATTGGTGCAGTTTCATTGATCCCGCCATACGCGGGCAAGTTGATTAGGAGGACAATGAAGCCTCCGTCGTATAGGAAGGTTCAGAGCCACTAG